A single genomic interval of Salmo trutta chromosome 13, fSalTru1.1, whole genome shotgun sequence harbors:
- the lonrf4 gene encoding LON peptidase N-terminal domain and RING finger protein 1 produces the protein MDLLECPICLFLMCEPATMSCGHSFCRSCLGNYLPSRCPACKERFKQRDAKNIKNTILIFSVIEKCCPEETRMKCHILEKLKTSEFTEALRIADEGIQLAPGDVSLKVWRAEASMGLRLFSDALRDLEDLCCIRPKWTEGLFRKGNVLLEMGRQSEALIQFHRCLKLQADFTPAKSQIKKILEAEGMSVPEEVPQILQVVSEYLRDLCPPITSLFPDGPTQSHTHSHAESLRFPQEEGADGDRRGDSENGSKVKHGTSTECCLSLCQAVSFLPTAEDDEEMMMRKEERHSRGGCSLDRRDSLSVLTVSDFECPLCIRLFYEPVTTPCGHTFCRTCLERSLDHNLRCPLCKQPLQEYFKNRKYNPTVLLQEIMSRLFPLQLAERKQVHETEMAELSNLTKDIPIFVCAVAYPGVPCPLHIFEPRYRLMMRRCMETGTRKFGMCSYEHGKGFADYGCMLEIHSLEVLPDGRSYVDCVGGSRFRVLKRGQRDGYHTADIEYMEDHKAEGSELELLQSLHDSVYEQAQDWYTRLNTRLREQISRQYGTMPDKDDNIQASSNGPAWCWWLLSVLQLDPAYQTTVLSLPSLKDRLGHLRIVLEYFSQS, from the exons ATGGATCTACTTGAGTGCCCAATCTGCCTGTTCCTCATGTGTGAACCGGCCACCATGTCCTGTGGTCACTCGTTCTGCCGGAGCTGCCTGGGAAACTACTTGCCATCCAGGTGCCCAGCCTGCAAGGAAAGATTTAAACAGAGAGACGCCAAAAATATCAAGAACACCATCCTGATCTTCAGTGTCATTGAGAAGTGCTGCCCAGAAGAAACGAGGATGAAATGCCATATTCTGGAGAAACTCAAAACCAGCGAGTTCACAGAAGCTTTACGCATCGCGGATGAAGGGATACAACTAG CCCCTGGTGATGTGAGTCTGAAGGTGTGGAGAGCAGAGGCCAGTATGGGACTGAGACTGTTCTCTGATGCCCTGAGGGACCTTGAAGACCTCTGCTGCATTCGCCCCAAGTGGACAGAG GGTTTATTTCGTAAAGGTAATGTGTTACTGGAGATGGGCCGTCAGTCTGAAGCCCTGATCCAGTTTCACCGCTGTCTCAAACTACAGGCCGACTTCACTCCTGCCAAGAGCCAGATTAAAAAG ATCCTGGAGGCGGAAGGCATGTCAGTTCCAGAGGAGGTGCCCCAGATCCTCCAGGTGGTCTCGGAGTACCTCAGAGACCTCTGCCCCCCCATCACAAGCCTTTTCCCCGACGGACCCACAcaaagccacacacacagccacgccGAAAGCCTCCGATTCCCTCAGGAGGAGGGGGCCGacggggacaggagaggagactcTGAGAACGGGTCAAaggtgaaacatgggaccagtaCTGAGTGCTGTCTCAGTCTCTGTCAGGCCGTGTCCTTCCTCCCTACAGCCGAGGATGATGAGGAGATGAtgatgaggaaggaggagaggcacAGCAGGG GAGGCTGCAGTCTGGACAGAAGAGACTCTCTGAGTGTCCTCACTGTGTCTGACTTTGAATGTCCCCTCTGTATCAG GTTGTTCTATGAGCCAGTGACCACTCCCTGTGGACACACATTCTGTAGGACCTGCCTCGAGAGAAGCCTAGACCACAACCTCCGCTGCCCCCTCTGCAAACAGCCACTACAGGAG TACTTTAAGAACAGGAAGTACAACCCCACAGTGCTGCTCCAGGAGATCATGTCCCGCCTCTTCCCCCTGCAGCTAGCTGAGAGGAAGCAGGTCCACGAGACTGAGATGGCCGAACTCTCCAA TCTAACTAAGGACATCCCTATCTTTGTGTGTGCGGTGGCGTACCCGGGCGTGCCCTGTCCTCTCCACATCTTCGAGCCTCGTTACCGCCTCATGATGAGACGATGCATGGAGACGGGCACCAGGAAGTTTGGCATGTGCAGCTACGAACATGGAAAAGG aTTTGCAGACTACGGCTGTATGCTGGAGATCCATAGCCTAGAGGTGTTGCCTGATGGTCGCTCCTATGTGGACTGTGTGGGTGGAAGTCGCTTCAGGGTCctaaagagaggacagagagatggatacCACACTGCTGATATAGAATACATGGAAGACCACAAG GCTGAGGGGTCAGAGTTGGAGCTGTTGCAGAGCCTCCATGACAGTGTGTATGAGCAGGCCCAGGACTGGTACACACGCCTCAACACACGGCTCAGAGAACAGATCAGCAGACAGTATGGAACCATGCCTGACAAGGACGACaacatacag GCCTCCAGTAACGGTCCAGCGTGGTGTTGGTGGTTGTTGTCAGTTCTCCAGCTGGACCCTGCCTACCAGACCACTGTGCTGTCTCTGCCCTCCCTCAAAGATCGCCTGGGACACCTGCGCATCGTTCTGGAGTACTTCTCCCAGAGCTAG